AAGAACGAACCAACTCCAAACCCCGAACCAAATCCTAATCCAAGACCAAATGAGGGCAATCCTGAACCAAATCCAATGTTGGAATTACTGAAAGAATTAAAAGGGGAAATCACCGCTTTAAAATCCGAAAAAATCCAACAGACCAATAAGGAAAAGCTAACTGCAAAACTTCAAGAGTTAGGTGTAAATGAGAACTTCTACAAGTTGCATATTGACGGAAAAACCTTTGAGAATGACGAGCAAATCAACGAGTTTGCGAACCAACTAAAAGAAAGCCAAGATGCGTTTACACAGTCTATTAACAACGATTTGCTGAAAAACCAAAGCAACCCATTGTTTGGAGATAGAGCAGTAGAGGGACAAGTTTCTGCCGATGTTCAGGATTATATCAAAACCAAGTTTAATTAAAATCAGAACTAAGAAATGAAAAAAGTTAAAAAAACGGACGGCATTGCTCGCCAGATTGTCGTTTTTGACCAAGTGGACTCAACTTATGCTGGCGGAGTCCATATTAACGCAGAAAAAGCAAAAGAAAGATTTTCGGACGGTGTTGTTCCCGCAGGAACGCTTTTAATTCCTGATACAGAGGGTATGTTCAAACCGTTGAACGATGATTTATCTACTGTCAACTCGTTGTGCATTTTAAATAATACTGATTTTTAGATGATTTAATTTTCTTTGGAAGATAAATTTATTGATATATTGAATAACCGTTGCGGCGGTTATTTTACTGATTATCCTTGTTTTAAAGCCTTCAAAAGTTTTAGCATTGTTTCTTTTAATCATAAATTGGTCGCAAAGTTGAGAGAAAAATGTCTCAATTCGTTTTCGCTTTTTCTTGTACAATGAAAATTGAGGAATATAATCTTTCTGATTACTTCTCATTGGTGTATCTAATTTAATATTAGCATAGTTAAATAAATCTATTTGAACTTTTGCTGATAAATAGCCTCTATCTCCAATTAAAGTACAGTTTCGCATTTGCTCACCAATATCTTTTAAATAGTGGATGTCGTGAACGGATGCAGGGCTTATATCAAAATTCTTAATCACACCATTTAAAGAACATACTGCGTGTAGTTTATAGCCATAGAAATATAATTTCTGTGAAGCACAATAACCATATGTTGGTGAAGAATAGGATTGCTCTTTACAAATTTTTGAACGAGTAGAACGAGCATTTTCACAAACTTTCATTGGCATGCTATCAACGATAAAAATATCTTCAAACTCATTGAACTCCATCGAAATACGCTGTCTAATTTGCTCTGTTTGTAGGGATAGTCTTCGTTTTCGCTTATTGTAAACACTTCTTTCAATTTTGTTTATCAGAGAGTTTGGCAATTTTCTAAATAACTGTAATTCGCTATCAATACTCAAGTATTCAGCAGTAATATTAAGACTTATGACTTCTAAATCGCTCATTTTAGGTGTTCTTCTCTGATAACTAATCAGTTGATTTTCTGAAAAAAGTCCTAAAACTTCCAAAATTCTTTCATATATTTGCTCTATGTTGTTCATTTATATCGTTTTATAGCAAAAACAATATACTGATTTTCAGTCTAATAAACAACTCTTGTTTTTTTCATTTCATAATGCACAACGGGTTACTGTCAATGTTGTAGGAGCAATCGGGCTAACCGCTCACGATGTGGCTATTGATGATATGCCTTTAGTAGCTGTTGTTATGGCTGGAACTGCAAGGAAAGATGCTTTACCTGACAAAGAGAAAGCAGGTGTAGGATTTATCAAAACGGTTCTTCCAAGAATTTCATTCGTTTAACCTTAAAATAAAAACTAAACTATGATAAACGCAAATAATATTATTCCTGAATTTAGTCAGGCAAATTTGGAAGCTGTTTTGAACGCTTACCCTTTGGGCGAGTTTCAATACAGAAACTTGTTCCCGTTGGAGTTTAACCCAACCTTGAACTTTGCAAGTATAGAGGGGTCAATGGGAGCAAAAATAATGGCTGACATTGTGGCTATTGGCTCAAAAGCATCAAGAAAAGGGCGTGATTTTGTAGAATCAATCAAAGGAGAAATTCCAAAGATTGAAATTGCAAGGGATAAAGACGAGAAGGACTTGCTTAGAATCCAACAACTAAGAAACTCTGTTGCTCTTTATCCTCAAAATCAAGCAATAAAAAACCAGCTCATTGATAAAATTTACGAAGATGTAACCTTTGCGGTGGACGGGGTAAACGCTCGTTTGGAATGGGTAGCTAAACAGTTAATTTCTAACGGAAAGTTCAAGACCACTGTTAAAAATAATGCTGGGGGCGTGGCAAATGTGGAGATTGATTTTAAAATCAAAACTCAAAATGCTAAGAAAAATTGGTTTAGTGCAGCAGATGCTGACCCTATTAAAGAAATTACAGATTTGCAAAGCGAGGCACGAGGCAAAGGGTATAGATATACTACTATCACACTTGAAAGAGATGTGTTAGATGTATTACTTGCTAATCCTTTGGTTCGTCAGTTTGTACACGGTATTCCTGTAAATTCTTCTACGGTATTGCCAAATATCACGGTAGAACAGTTAAATGCCCAACTGCAAGGAAAAGGGTTGCCTACATTCAGATTGGTAGAATCGTTTGTCGCTCACGAAAACAAAGCAGGGCAAGTAGAAGCCACTAATGGTTGGGAAGCTGGAAATATTTTGTTTTCTGTGTCTCCAATCTTAGGAACTACACAATATACAACTACTACGGAGTTTAATATGAACTTCCCTGACGTAATGAGTAAGGCGGTCAAAGATGATTTTATCCTTGTGAAAACTTTCGGACACCAAGACCCGATTAGTATTTCA
This Riemerella anatipestifer DNA region includes the following protein-coding sequences:
- a CDS encoding IS982-like element ISRa1 family transposase gives rise to the protein MNNIEQIYERILEVLGLFSENQLISYQRRTPKMSDLEVISLNITAEYLSIDSELQLFRKLPNSLINKIERSVYNKRKRRLSLQTEQIRQRISMEFNEFEDIFIVDSMPMKVCENARSTRSKICKEQSYSSPTYGYCASQKLYFYGYKLHAVCSLNGVIKNFDISPASVHDIHYLKDIGEQMRNCTLIGDRGYLSAKVQIDLFNYANIKLDTPMRSNQKDYIPQFSLYKKKRKRIETFFSQLCDQFMIKRNNAKTFEGFKTRIISKITAATVIQYINKFIFQRKLNHLKISII
- a CDS encoding major capsid protein; its protein translation is MINANNIIPEFSQANLEAVLNAYPLGEFQYRNLFPLEFNPTLNFASIEGSMGAKIMADIVAIGSKASRKGRDFVESIKGEIPKIEIARDKDEKDLLRIQQLRNSVALYPQNQAIKNQLIDKIYEDVTFAVDGVNARLEWVAKQLISNGKFKTTVKNNAGGVANVEIDFKIKTQNAKKNWFSAADADPIKEITDLQSEARGKGYRYTTITLERDVLDVLLANPLVRQFVHGIPVNSSTVLPNITVEQLNAQLQGKGLPTFRLVESFVAHENKAGQVEATNGWEAGNILFSVSPILGTTQYTTTTEFNMNFPDVMSKAVKDDFILVKTFGHQDPISISTKGTAFAVPVLNNTRQNLILKTKF